The Ptychodera flava strain L36383 chromosome 16, AS_Pfla_20210202, whole genome shotgun sequence region ACAACATCATTCAAAATCGTGACATCGCTGTCGTCCGCCACTACTGCACTAGGACCTGCTCactttgtagttccggtccGTATGCTACTCATCGCgccattggataatattttacatgtaaagcgaAAGGCCCTTTATTATCCAATTAGAGCTCTTGTAATATACCCCTTTAGTGTATGCGCATGTATacagagtgtgggacgatttctgagagtgtgggatcgatttttcccacaccgtcgatcccgcactcccagtgTCCAGGAAAGTGAGAAATGCATTTGCTCCGACAAATACATGCATTgatacacacgtacgtacatgtAGGttgagacatacatacatacatgcatacatacatacatacataggcctacatacatacgtacatacatacatacatacatacatacatacatacatacatacatacatacatacatacatacatacatacatacatacatacatacatacatacatacatacatacatacatacatacatacatacatacatacgtacatacatacatacaaacaaacaaacacaggtAAGTCAGTTGCTAAATGAAGCCGCCGTGTTGGTTTTATTAGTAATTTTTATATCTCCAGGTATCAGGAAATAACTAGGAAAGAGTATCTCCTTTTTTCCTGGTAGTTTGACGTTGCTACAAGCTGTAGAAATTTACTGAACAGCAGTAACACTTTTCTTGTCCGGATAATAATTGCAGTAGTCATCTTTGCAGCAGAACGTACATCCGTTCTCCCCATCAACCTGTATAGGAGTTTCATAGCAGCCTGGGCTGTTCTTCTTCATCAATTTACTACACCTCtgtaataatttcaataaaaatataatcacgGATTTCATGGAAGCTTTTTCCATAATAGGCATCCTTAGATTTATTGCACCTGTTGAATTCGATTTTGAACACCctttatcagtgttcaatgactTGAAAAACACTTATAAGCTCAACATACGTCAATAATCTTTACGCTACTTGTAGAGAGAACAAAAATAAGGCGCATGAGAGTAGatctttgaagaaaaaattactatACATGTTAAAACTCCCCTTTAAATTAAATTAGGGTTTGTCTTTTGAGTGCAGTTGTCTGGGTCCCACTAATCTtctcagcaatttttacaaacttcCTGTTTGCATATATTCTCGGGAATATATTCTCTAGAAACAAACTTACACTGTGCTTATTCATATCTAAATAGGAGCATTAAATGTCAATATTAGCATTGTTCTGGAACTTAAGCAAAGATGGGGATATTTGTTCTCAATCACGGTAATTGCTTAAAAACACAACTTGAATGCCTCACCTTCGCCTTCATACAGGCAAGTGTTACCTTCACTTTGCCGTTCCTGCGCTGTTTCAAACGGGTTACACATGAATCCTAGGGAGACGACAAGATGAGAAACAGAGACATAGTCACATAACCACTCAGCAACAGACGGACGCGTAAGCGGACGATTGACACACAAATGTAAAAGCGAAGAAAAGGAATGGTCATAAATATTATTCTTGAGGCCATCATTTTGCATATTGTGATGTAAACATCACCAACATGATTCCAGACATGACAATGGAATAAGAACCATTTAGTTGTTTCGACTGTATGCATGGAGGGTATTTGATGTACACCCACAATGCCCTAAAGTGCCAAAGTTAAGAGGGGAAGTTCGCCTCTGCTCATCCCAGCTGGATAAGTATTCTATCATCGTTttactgtttatttatttaattgagGATTTTATTAATTGAAAGATAACAGTGAATCCTATCTATTTCATCACTATGATCAACATTGGTTGCAGAGAAAAGATTTATCTCCCTCTTCTATTCCCTCTTTGACACAAGAAGTTTTTCGGAATTATTCTCTTTTGTCAACTGTTTTATCTTGTATGAGCATTTAGATGCTCCACTTGCTCTttctgaaaaaatacagcaatagtagtTTATTTTAATTAAGAACGCGCCTCGGTTACAAATATTCAGactatcaaacttttataaattattttctgatataccacttgtgggcgTTCAATTTAAagctattttgtaaaaaactttTTGACCTGCTTAGTTTATCGGAAttcgaaattttaattttctcaatgaagtaaacacagggatggtgaccattttgaatttaaaataccaGTAAATCttggtgttttttgttttgtttctctagtagaAAAATTTGCTGGGTAACCCCCGattattcattcttgattttgacattctctttcaaaatcaagataagTGAAAGATAACTTAagaaaagttagagcaaaagtttaagtctttcactatcgaggcgtatactaccttaatgcaAATATTTACAGAATTTAATAATACACATGGTTAGCATAATTACAGTAAGTGAAGAAATTGACATAGTCACTAAGATCCATGCGTGTCATTGAATTTTTTGTATCTAGTGAAACGAGCATACAAGTAAGATACAGGTGCTTGAAAGTGTAAAGGGTGAACATTTGAGTTCTTAATAAACATATCTAGTGCGCATGCTTAAACTCTTTCTCAAATCGTTCTTTCGCGCGACGCCAATTTGCTGCCCAACTGTGATCAAACAAAGTTACTTTCTTCCTGGGATATAGAGGCTAGCGGATTCTTGCCAAATTTGGCAACTAGTCTTGCGCAAAAACATTTATTAAGCAttatgtaatttacatcaggCTTCACTCCACACATGATGTTTAACTTTaaggtgtttttcaaaatgaaatagtGACCCTCACAAAATGTTAcgtttgcaggaaaaaagtgACCTCCAAAATTTCCAGGCACATAAACAGTGAACCCCCCTGCGTGCCAAAGTATGTATCAATAATATCAGATTGACGTATCATTTCGTATTTgatctttgaactttcaaagaatactttttaactTTCATAAATCATCACTAggttgaaattccaatatcatatttgttgttcacatctgctctttcaaacaccCTGTTCTCAtaacgtacatttatatcaattgtcaaacatatataaaagcacagatttagtcaTAGACCCTCTAGAAATGATTTAGCAAGTTTGTATTGGAAACAAATATTCAGTTTCCTCATTCACTACAATGacaagtgaatcaacatttcggtgaaaagTTCTTGCAAACGCATGCACTTGTAACCtacctagtctaatcaagtacattaacatCAATTATCAAGTGTCcataatacacagatttagccagttttgtattgtaaagaaATCTTAATAGTTTTTCCtcatatagtgaatcaacatttcggtgaaatttcaaattcaaatttgttgcaCACATATGTACTGGTAAACACATTTGTCTGATCAAGTGTCAATATCAATTATTaagtgtctataaatacacagatttagctagttttgtattggaaaaaaatgatcatagtttttcctcatagactacaatgtacagtgaatcaatatttcagttaaaattccaaattcaaatttcttgtacccATATGTACCTGTACCCACCCTATTCGTACCAAGGAGATTTATATCAACAAGTAgtcatctataaatgcacagatattgccagttttatattgtaaaataatgttcatagttttctcgtACTTTTCCATGTAtagagtgaatcaacatttttttaaatgtgatccaaaaatgaaatttattgtaCACATATGTACGTTTTCCCTCTCACTTCAAGGAAAGTACATTTATCAAACATACGAAAACGTACaaatatagcttgttttgtagGGAAGAATATATTCCAATGTATTAcgaatgattttttttggtgaaacaCTGTATCGACCATATATTGCCTTAttatagttgcgcaaaaaaatgatgaaacctCCCCCAAAGGCATGCATGAAATTCCccgacccttcaaaaatgcttgcacgAAAATAGCGACCAACCCTGAAAATATACCGGTCCTATCCCCTTGTAATTTCCGTCCAGTGCTTTATACCTtctatttttaaaacattttgggAGAAAACACACCTTAGAAAACTAGCAAGAAGGCTTAAATTGGCCACAGTTTGTGGAAAAGAAAGATGATGCCTGAAATATTTACCGTGAGTTCACATGGTTCTTTCTCGTATTTGCCCTCATAGTTACAGAAATATGGCCAATGTTTCTTAATAGTGTGCCATTCCTTACGAGTGTCCCAATTGAAACATTCATAGCATCGTGGTCCTATAATAAAGAAGCAACACAGAAAAGATTCTTTTGTACACATTACATTCAGAATAAACATTGATGATTACggataaattacccacaatgtttcctgaacaaaataaatatataaacccATAGAGCGTATACTTACCCGGTTAGGAATTCGGTATTTATCCTTGAACATTAAACGAACAAGGCTTATATAAATCAAACTCAAGTAAATTACAAATTTATTCGTCAAAATAAGTTATTTCCAAGGGTTTGAAAGTGAAGTGAATAGAATTTGAAACCACTCTAAcgttctgttttgatttttgattaaGGCGAGAGAGAACCAAGATATGAAATCGTTAAAAGATATGTACAGATGTAGATAGAAACCACTGGTGGTCGTAACTTTGAAAACATCTGTGGAATCCTGCATTTCGTTCGACACAGTAAACTGAGAAAACGCTCCATCGCTGTAATCCATTCGCGAAGGATCATAGGTTGTTTAcgttatgtttttatttttcaaatcgttTTTCTTTAAAGCTTGTAACAATAGCAATCGGATACttgtatttttcatcaaaagagGTGTTCATATTCATTAGAGTTCATATTGtcttttgaacataaacattATAGTATTGcacctttcaatttttttgtaatgttcAACCCTGAGTAAAATAGAACagctttgttttcaatttttgttttgtattttggcaaaattatttgaaaggTTGTAGAAAATATTTCAACCCATCTACCTCACATGTGAAAGGCATGCTTGCAAGAACCAATCAATTTACTTTGCCCTTACGTcgttatataatattttatagtGCCATCCGGCATAGCAATCTTTTGACTTGTAATGCATGTAAATATCACTACAATTGATAGTAAAGCGAAACCTTTCTAGTGTGCTGTTTGACCGAAAAATGTTTTGGAAGAATGACACAGATTGTCTGACCAAATGTTGTTTTAAGAGGTGTATCCATCATACGTCAGCAAACGTATCATGTCCATAAGAGGCATGTCCGTTTGCTTTTGTTTGACCTTACCACATATCTCGTCCTCGCCGTTTTTGCAGTGGTTATATCCATCACATCTGAAATAGCCTGTGATACACACACCATTATCACACTGGAAGCTCGGCCATGGACAGGGTCCTCGAAGAAAAAAAGCAAAGTGCATCGCCCGGTCATATTAAACCTATTTCATTACGTTTCTATCAACATATAGgcaattgtaatatttttgtcgGCACATAGTATAAAATATTCGAGCTTATTTCACGATGTCAGTCTATAAAATCCGAATAGAGGTATCTTGtcgaaaatttatctttaaaaatatcaTCATATTCCTTTGATTTACACCACATACTTACCAAGATACGACGCGTGTACTGACATGTAGTATTAGGCTTACGTTATTATCACATAATTTTCTGTCGGAACATACCACTGTTGGTGGCTAGCACCGACAAGGGTAAACAATTGCATTTTAATTGGCGAGAGCTGAAAAGAAACTATCTCTTGCCAACAATGACTACTAGCATGATGACTATCGTTCCAAACCTTTTTTCTGGAGCATGTAACAAGACAAGTCAAGCTTCAGAAAAAGACATGCGTTTTAATGTAAGTGAAAGCATTGATAACCCCGAATAAAGCTGTTTGGTTTGTCTCCTGTTAGAATTCTCAACTGCAGTTATTTTGGAATGCCTCATACATTTCTGAGATGGCCTGGTGTGAACTAGGAATTGTCAACGTAAGATAACGCCGGTAATATTTCTTTAAACTTGTAAAAAGTTTTGTGTTGGTCGCGCACAACAAAAACATATTAATGCTGAACGCCCATTGCttgacgtttaccgtaaaatatcaataCTTATATTTCGATGGTTTCAAGTTCAGCAGTACAGGTGCAACTTATATTGCTCCAGGTTAATGCATGATGGAAtggcaaaacaataaaaaaatgcacgtcttTCATTCTCGAAGATATAGTCAAAAGTGTAATAATTGTGCGTCAGATGGCTCTTTCCCTTGGTATTTTTGTGTACTTATGAttgcaaacattgttttctcaCTTACCAATGGGGCAGCCCTCTTCGTCCTCTTGTTCATCTCCAGGACAGTCTGGCCACTGATCACAGACGTAACTCTCCGGAATACAGTCACCAGAGTAACATTGGAATTCTCCTGGTCCGCATTGTGCCGCTGCTGTTGAAGACAAATCACGATGAGTTTGCACTTCTTGTCTTGTGGTACCAATTAGATATCGTCTGCGTCTGGTACGTCTGCAATATTGTTTTCTTCGTCTTTTCAGCAGATTTACGGCTACTGAACGCACGCGCCCCGAGGACAAATTTTTCGGATGCCAAGACATTTACATATTTGCTATCCTTTCTGGTTTGTTGCTTGTGTGTTTGGAGCCTTTGAAAAGTGTTTACACATAATAAGcaatcattttaaatttcaaatatctgtaaatttatttttcgtCGTTAAAAGTTTTGTGCGGTAACCCCcatcaatttaaaatttcatggGGAAAAGTTTAAGCATAATTCTGAGGCGCGTCTTGCTTTAAACAAATTGTATTTGATCCCGATATTATCCATGCAAGCACCTATTTGTATATCCGTTCGATATTCGccctattatacaaaataatGATTTCCATAAACTTGATGGATCGTTGAATCACGGCAGTGATCACAGCAACaacattttcacttcaaaatCCGAATGTGTTATTTTCAATACACTATTGATATTGTTGGGAAACCTTCCTACAGAATAATTGCTTATTCGAACAGTTGTAGAAATCTACACTAACCCGGTCTTGCCAATTCCAAGAAACCGACAACAATGACAACAGCCACCAGCAATTTAATCATATTGTTCTGCCCTGAAAGAAATGACAAAACACAACGACAGATGGATTAATTAGCTGATATGATATTTTACACTGAAGACTGtgattatagtaaaatgcaaCGTTAGAGTGGCATTATTAACTCAATAGCGGGCGCGCCTTGTAGAAGCCATCGGGACGATTAAACAGCATATGGTATGATTCCATTTAAtatgttgaaatgaaaaaagaaagagatcaaatttgttttcaatacgcgAAAAAGCAGACATATGGTCCCTATATCTTCAATTTGTATTTCGAAAAAAGAAATAATGCAGTGTAAAAATGCCCCCATGTTCAACGGAAAAGACTTACTGTAGTCAACTATTGATACTGCCTATACTAAATGATACTAAATGCCTATGTGGACTTTTAAATATGTGtttaaacatctgtatcaagtgaCCTTAgatttagtgcagtcattcagaATATAGATCGCGAATTGCAAACATTTATTCCCTGTTTAGAGGTATAACATTTGATgaagtgcttctggacattcacaaTAAATACAACAATTCATTTAGTATGAAAATCATCACTTAACTGACAGGATATTGCTAATGTGTTTGCGTTCTATTACAGTACTGTGAGATCAAGTtttgtaccaagttttatcCAATTcgctgcagtatttctggacatatcactctaatacAAAAGTTTACTAATATTCAAACTAGCAATTAATCGACATGAGTCTTTTCACGCAATTACAGCACTAAAAcaacaacatctgtaccacgtgtcattaaatttgatgcagtatttttggacatatcacactaaacaggaaagttcataaaatatgcaaataaaatattatttaacaTGATACTaatatacgtctttacacaCTGTTTAAGCAACGTGAAcccaacatctgtaccaagtttcattaaaatttgataGAAAATTcattatatgaaaattatctttttAAATAGTGCTAAATGTTTTCGCGAGATCAACAACTGTACCACGTTTTATCAGATTTGAtgtagtatttctggacatatcaccctaattatgaaaattcatcaaatatacaaattaacaattaattgacatgtgACTGACAATTGTCTTTGCATGCTATTACAACACTGTAAGATCAACAATTGTAACAAGTTTCATCTAATTTGCTGCAGTGTGTttagacatatcacactaattatatgaaagttcataaaatagcaattagcatattttactgctaaatgtctttgcacactATTTTGGGACTGTGTGCTCAAAATTTGTactaagtttcatcaaatttcctgaaatatttcacatatcaccctaattaagAAAATACATCAAGTTTGCAAATTAGCAGTTGATTAAAGTATACTTCTAAATATCTTTGCACTCAAATACAGCACtgagagatcaacatctgtactagGTTTCATGACGTTTGCTGTAGAATTTCCATGCATGTCACCTTAATTActgaaattcatcaaatatatatataagcgactaaagccccactagctgtaactcttgaaatttgttgacctcaaactatcttcctattctctcctggttttctctgaattctaccctctgaagggatatgggcttttactgcattaggaaaccattcttTTGTGAAACATCttacaagtaaattcaaattttaacggtcattttgatttcacgccattttcaaaaatttttaatatcacaaaggaaacagaacacaCAATGTCAtacttgaaaacattcacccctatgcattacattgcactagctactctgtgcagtttatgtgacgatttcagtgcagatatgcacagtatccatgATTTTGCCTTTTCACCTGGGGCGGCGATTTAATGTTCGGGCAAACATTTAATGGGAGTGttatctttatcttgttcaaagttGCATATACAGTCCCACGGGTAGTTAATAAAAGGTGTATACACATACCTAAATCAGTACATTCTctcaaacttattttagcttgaaagtgaaatgatcataaaaataatgctaaaagatacagctagtggggctttattTGACATGATATTGCTAAACATCGTTGCATACTATTACAGTTCTGGTATATCAACATCTGTTCTAAGTTTCATCGaatttgagtcagtatttcttgatatatcacCTGAAttagcaaaaattaaattaaatatgcaaattgtcaattaattgacacaatacAGACATACACATGTCTTTGTGCTTAGAGCTCTGTAGTGACCAACATCTGTactaagtttcatcaaaattggcATACAGTCTCTCTAGAAATACAGCTCTTTTTAAATCACTTATTATGCATGCTACATGCAAACATACAAAGACGcgtatgtatgccatagtgaaTTATccctgtaccaagtttgaaaggaataggCTTAGTCATGTCCGAGAAATCTCAgtggacggacgcacgcaacCCAAATCATAAGTCACTCGGACTTCGTCTATTGGGACTAAAATCACATCACTTGCGAGTCATGGATCACATTCACGTATGGTTCTCAATGTACGGTGGTCACAGTCATATACATTCACTGTCAAAAAAACCCGAACTTTTtggcattgaaattgactgttaTGTCAATGCACACGTCGTGAGTGAAAAGTTATGACTTT contains the following coding sequences:
- the LOC139114998 gene encoding very low-density lipoprotein receptor-like; the protein is MIKLLVAVVIVVGFLELARPAAAQCGPGEFQCYSGDCIPESYVCDQWPDCPGDEQEDEEGCPIGPCPWPSFQCDNGVCITGYFRCDGYNHCKNGEDEICGPRCYECFNWDTRKEWHTIKKHWPYFCNYEGKYEKEPCELTDSCVTRLKQRRNGKVKVTLACMKAKRCSKLMKKNSPGCYETPIQVDGENGCTFCCKDDYCNYYPDKKSVTAVQ